The DNA region ATAGGCTGGAACGTGCTGGCGTCCCTGCAGCGCGTCGCCATCGGCTTCGGCCTGGCCGCGCTGGTGGGCATCCCGGTCGGCTTCGCCATCGGCCGCTTCAAGGCCCTGAACGCCATGCTCTCGCCCATCGTCAGCCTGCTGCGGCCGGTCTCGCCGCTGGCCTGGCTGCCGCTGGGCCTGCTTCTTTTCAAGGCGGCGAATCCGGCCGCCATCTGGGCCATCTTCATCTGTTCGATCTGGCCCATGATCGTCAACACGGCCGTCGGCGTGTCGCGCGTGCCGCAGGACTATCTCAACGTGGCGCGCGTGCTGGACCTGTCGGAATGGAAGGTCCTGACCCGGGTGCTGCTGCCGGCCGTCCTGCCCTATGTCCTGACGGGCGTGCGCCTGTCCATCGGCACCGCCTGGCTGGTCATCGTCGCCGCAGAAATGCTGACCGGCGGGTCCGGCATCGGTTTCTGGCTGTGGGACGAGTGGAACAACCTCAAGGTCGAGCACATCGTCATCGCCATTTTCATCATCGGCATCGTCGGCCTGCTGCTCGAAGTCCTGCTGGTGCAACTCGCGCGCCGCTTCACCTACACCGAGGAATAAGACCATGCAGAAATTCGTACGCATCGAGCGCGTGGGCCAGGTCTTCCCCACCCGCAACGGCCCCTTCGTGGCGCTGCGCGACATCGACCTGAGCGTGGCGCAGGGCGAGTTCATCAGCCTCATCGGCCATTCCGGCTGCGGCAAGTCCACGCTGCTGAACCTGGTGGCGGGCCTGACGCGCCCCACGTCGGGCGTGCTGATCTGCGCGGAAAAGGAGATCGCCGGGCCCGGGCCGGAGCGCGCGGTGGTCTTCCAGAACCACGCATTGCTGCCCTGGATGACCTGCTACCAGAACGTCCACCTGGGCGTGGAGCGGGTGTTCGGCAGGACGGAAAGCAAGGCGCAACTGCAGGCGCGCACCCACGCGGCGCTGGAACTCGTCGGCCTGGCCCACGCGCAGGCCAAGTTGCCGCGCGAAATCTCCGGCGGCATGAAACAGCGCGTGGGCATCGCCCGCGCCCTGGCCATGGAGCCCAAGGTGCTGCTGATGGACGAACCCTTCGGCGCGCTGGACGCCCTGACCCGCGCCCATCTGCAGGACGAGCTGCTGAAGATCGTCGCCAAGACCCGCAGCACCACCATCATGGTCACCCACGACGTCGACGAGGCCGTGCTGCTGTCGGACCGCATCGTCATGCTGACCAACGGCCCGGCGGCCACCATCGGCGAGATCCTGGACGTGCCGCTGGCGCGCCCGCGCGATAGGGTCGAGCTGGCCAACGACCCGCGCTACCTGGCCTGCCGCGCCGCGGTCGTCGATTTCCTGCACCGGCGGCACGGCAATCCGGCGGCGGCCGCCACGACCGCCACGCCCGGCGCATCCACGGCCAGCGAAGGCCCGCGCGAAGGCGCCGCCGTCGGCCTGCATGTCGTCGGCGGACGGCCGACAGGTCCGGCGCCGGGCCATGCGGATGCGGACGCGGACGAGACCGCGGATGAAGGCCTGAACGCGGACGAAGGCGTGAACGTGGACACGGGCACGAACGGCTCCCCGCTCGCAACCCTTCCCCGCGCCGCCCGCCGCGCCGGCTGACCCCGCCCCCCCTTCGGCTAAGGAGACACCCAACCATGGACAAACCGAAACTGGTGCTGGTCGGCAACGGCATGGCGGGCGTGCGCGCCCTGGAGGAATTGCTGAAGATCGCGCCCGGCCTCTACGACATCACGGTGTTCGGCGCCGAGCCCCATCCCAACTACAACCGCATCATGCTGTCGCCCGTGCTGATGGGCGAGCAGACGCTGGACGACATCGTGCTGAACGACGTCGACTGGTACGCGGCGCACGGCATCCGCCTGCTGCTGAACCGCACCGTGACCCGCATCGACCGGGCGCGCCGCCGGGTCCATGCCGACGACGGCACCGTCGCACCCTACGACCGCCTGCTCCTGGCGACCGGGTCCACGCCCTTCGTCCTGCCGGTGCCGGGCCACGACCTGCGGGGCGTGATCGGCTTTCGCGACATCCAGGACGTGCAGCGCATGATAGCCGCGGCGGCCAAGGGCGGCCATGCCGTGGTCATCGGCGGCGGACTGCTGGGCCTGGAGGCCGCCAGCGGCCTGTCCGCGCGGGGCATGCGGGCCAGCGTGGTGCACCTGGGCCAGACCCTGCTGGACCGCCAGCTCGACGTCACGGCGGCGAACCTGCTGCGCGCCACCCTGGAAGCGCGCGGCCTGCAATTCCTGATGGCGCGCCAGACGGAAGCCATCCTGGGCGACGACCAGGGCCATGTCCGCGCCGTGCGGTTCAAGGACGGGACCGAAATCCCCGCGGACCTGGTGGTCATGGCGGCGGGCGTGCGTCCGAATATCGGGCTGGCCCGGTCCTGCGGGCTGCACACCGAACGCGGCATCGTCGTCAGCGACACCTTGCAGACCTACGATCCCTGCATCTACGCGGTGGGAGAATGCGCCAGCCATCGCGGCGTGGCCTATGGCCTGGTCGCTCCCCTGTACGAACAGGCGCGCGTGGCGGCGAACCACCTGGCGCGGATAGGCAGCGGCCGCTATCCCGGCAGCGTCCTCTCGACCAAGCTCAAGGTCACCGGCGTCGACGTGTTTTCGGCCGGCGACTTCCTCGGCGGCGCGGACACCGAGACCATCACGCTGACCGACCCGCTGGCCGGCGTCTACAAAAAGCTGGTCATCCAGGACGGCCGGCTGGTGGGCGCCTGCCTGTATGGCGACACCGCCGACGGCGCCTGGTATTTCCGCCTCATCCGCGAAGGCCGCGACGTGGCGGCGCTGCGCGATCGCCTGATGTGGGGCGAGGAACCCGCCAACGAAGCCCCGGCTAATGAAGAACCGGCCAAGGAAGCGCCGGGCGCGGCGCGCCGGGCCGCGTGATGGGCATGGACAGCCCCCTCGTCCGCCAGCCGGCCGCAACGCAGGCCGCCGACCCGGCCACCACCGCCACCATCTGCTGTTACTGCGGCACCGGCTGCGGCGTGCGGGTGCACACCGAGGCCGGCCGGGTCACCGGCGTTAGCGGCGACGACGACCATCCGTCCAGCCTGGGCAAGCTGTGCAGCAAGGGCCGCGCCCTGGCCGATACCGTGCGCGACGACGGCGCCCGCGTCCTGCGCGCGCAATGGCGCGAGCATCGCGACGCGCCGCGCCGCGAGCTGGCCCTGGACGACGCCCTGGATGTGGCCGCCGCCCGCCTCGCGGAAATCATCGGCCGCCACGGGCCGGACGCCGTCGCCTTCTATCTCTCCGGCCAGTTGCTGACCGAGGACTACGCGGTCTTCAACAAGCTGGCGCGCGCCCTGGTCGGCACCAACAACGTCGACACCAACTCGCGCCTGTGCATGTCCAGCGCCGTGGCCGGATACAAGCAGACCCTGGGCGCGGACGCGCCGCCCGCCTGCTACGAAGACCTCGGCCTGGCCGACACGGTGCTGATCGCGGGCTCCAACGCCGCCCATGCCCACCCCATCCTGTTCCGCCGCCTGGAAGCCGCGAAACAGGCCCGGCCGGACATGAAAATCATCCTGGTCGACCCGCGCCGCACCGACACCGCCGAGCTGGCCGACCTGCATCTGCCCATCCTGCCCGGCAGCGACGTGGCGCTGTTCCACGCCATGCTGCACGCGATGCAGGACGAAGGG from Bordetella genomosp. 10 includes:
- the ntrB gene encoding nitrate ABC transporter permease; translation: MNTPATALASAAAPAPRWRERFDALLGALIGPAAGFAVFVLIWQGIALLVPEIPTPGKTWDAARELFAHPFYDNGPNDKGIGWNVLASLQRVAIGFGLAALVGIPVGFAIGRFKALNAMLSPIVSLLRPVSPLAWLPLGLLLFKAANPAAIWAIFICSIWPMIVNTAVGVSRVPQDYLNVARVLDLSEWKVLTRVLLPAVLPYVLTGVRLSIGTAWLVIVAAEMLTGGSGIGFWLWDEWNNLKVEHIVIAIFIIGIVGLLLEVLLVQLARRFTYTEE